The nucleotide sequence ACGAGAAGACATATGATCTGGCCTATAACTTTATTAATGCAATTGGACCGTTTGAAAAAAGTCTCAGCAAAGGAATTGCCAAAGAGAATCTCGCAAAGAGGTAAGAAGAGAAACAGGTCTTATAATAAATGAAAAGAAAGAaaatcataactttttcattcatttattaattttcatttattttctttaaatagAGCTGCTGACCCGGTCTACATGAAGATATACATGCATGGCATGGCCAGAGCAGCGTTGCTGCGGGAAGAACTTATTTGTGAAAACCTAGAGAAGGCTGCCACCTCAAAGTAAGTATCTGAGCAGTGTTATGTTCGTATTCTTCCCCCTTGACATATATTGggattattattttctattttctcTTTTACTAAATCATTTGTGTCTTCTACAGAGCTGCAATGGAGGAGGAACAACAGATCAAAAAAGACAAGGAAAGAAAGTCTTCTCCTCCCGTGATGAGGACCAAAGAGGAGGAATATAAAATATTCACTGATAAATATCCGCTGACTGTGGAGAAGGAGCCACCAGCACTGAAGAGGTGCTTCACAGAGTCCACAGTCCATGGACAGCACCTGTATGATCGGTGGAGGAAACAGCAGAACAGAATGCGGGTGGACTATATAATCGGTAAGATTAAT is from Rhinoderma darwinii isolate aRhiDar2 chromosome 5, aRhiDar2.hap1, whole genome shotgun sequence and encodes:
- the LOC142653104 gene encoding uncharacterized protein LOC142653104, whose product is MDNKKPSLNFLYNNEKTYKYFTELRKIGNTHQDVFKYHNILMQFLYYLMNATSRDYKDEKTYDLAYNFINAIGPFEKSLSKGIAKENLAKRAADPVYMKIYMHGMARAALLREELICENLEKAATSKAAMEEEQQIKKDKERKSSPPVMRTKEEEYKIFTDKYPLTVEKEPPALKRCFTESTVHGQHLYDRWRKQQNRMRVDYIIGMLQEHRPDEEEVKRCIGHQLWKNNLPRVKDILDQWSRR